AGGATAAGCAGTCAGAACCCTGGCATTCATTATATCCCTAACCAGCTTTGGTTCCATTTTGGATATGTGGGCATTCCTCAGAATATTCTTATCACTCAGTATACCCACAATGGTCCTGTCAGTTGAGGATCTTACAACCGGACAGCGGTGCTGCCTTGCCTGAAGAAGAAGCTTTGCAGCGTCTCTAACTTCAGTTTCTGGAGTTAGAAGAGGTGTCTCGCGTATGTAACCTCTTACCGTTACATCTGATTTGCTTGACTTTATTCTCAATATATCCTGATCATCGAGCATTCCAAGTACAGAACCGTTATCGTTGAGTACCGGAAGTCCGTGCAGATGATTATCACGCAATACCTGCCTGGCGTGTGTCATGAAATCACTTTCATTCACACAGACCAGGTCTGTGGCCATTATATCTCCGACTTTCATTGATTCACTCCCTGAATGTGAACCATTATATGCTGAACTGCGGCTTCCCCTGCGCACAGACAGCCATTCACTCCATTATATAATATGCTTCACAAGTATTTGAAACTAAAGATTACAACACTGGATGTATGAGAGAAATATCACTGCTACCCGTTAACTATTAAGTAAAAGGGAACAAAGCAGGATTATGAGTTATTCAATTCTTATGATTATGGTCCTTGTAATACTCCTAACCGGACTTGTGATGTCGTATTTTGCTTTCAAGCTCAAGAGGGAAGAGTACAAGAGTACTGGAAAATATCCCAGAGGTCATTATATGGGCCAGGGACTTGCAATAGGTATTGCGATAGGCATCCCGGTTGCGTTAGTTCTTAACAATATCTTCCTGGGATATATGATAGGTCTTGTAATCGGAACCATACTTGGAAGCCGCAATGAGAAGAAACACGAGAATGAACTCAGACCTCTTACACCAAAGGAAAGAGAACTCAGAAAGAAAATGGTCCTTGTTTTTGGAGCACTTTTCATTCTTGGAATTATTATGTTTGTAGCAATGGTGCGTTTTAACCTTTGATCATTGTTCCTGAGACTTATATTCGTGCAGCAGTTTGACATAAACGGCTGCATTCTCTTTTATGCCAGCGATCTCATCTTCCGTGAGCTGCCTGATAACTTTTGCAGGAACTCCCATGACCATGCTCCCGGTAGGGATCTTCTTCCCCGGCGGCACAAGTGCATTTGCCCCGATAATGCAGTTCTCTCCAATCTCCGCACCGTCCAGCACTGTTGAGTTCATCCCAATGAGCACGTTGCTTGCGATCTTACATCCATGGACCACGGCACAGTGACCGATTGTTACATCGTCACCTATGTCTGCACGAGATGTGTCAGAAATGTGTATCACAACGTTGTCCTGAACGTTTGTGCGTTTCCCTATACGAATCGGATTTGCATCACCACGAATTACAGCACCGAACCACACGCTGGACTCTTCTCCCATAACTACATCACCAATTACAGTAGCGTTGTCGGCCACGAAAGCAGAATCCGAGATATCAGGATATAAAGATCTGAATTTGAGGATCATTTGAATCACGTTTTACAAAAGAGGTTATTAAAAATGATTTTGTTAATCATTTTTGCGTATAAGAATTTTGAGAATCTTCCTTGTTCTTGTCGCTTTCTTTTTCCGGTTCTCCAAAGTCAATTACAAGATGATTACATCTTCCACTTTTTGCTCCACATATCTTACAATATCTTGGCATG
The sequence above is a segment of the uncultured Methanolobus sp. genome. Coding sequences within it:
- a CDS encoding CBS domain-containing protein, whose amino-acid sequence is MKVGDIMATDLVCVNESDFMTHARQVLRDNHLHGLPVLNDNGSVLGMLDDQDILRIKSSKSDVTVRGYIRETPLLTPETEVRDAAKLLLQARQHRCPVVRSSTDRTIVGILSDKNILRNAHISKMEPKLVRDIMNARVLTAYPDDRIAKIWGNMLEWDFSGIPVISHENEAMGMITRSDIIKAGFARIRDRSGDMHSTGSGDSPKVERLMSTPLYSISPETTISKAIEELNHRDVGRICVTNNNKIVGLVDRFAVLKECVDGFGYL
- a CDS encoding gamma carbonic anhydrase family protein, with product MADNATVIGDVVMGEESSVWFGAVIRGDANPIRIGKRTNVQDNVVIHISDTSRADIGDDVTIGHCAVVHGCKIASNVLIGMNSTVLDGAEIGENCIIGANALVPPGKKIPTGSMVMGVPAKVIRQLTEDEIAGIKENAAVYVKLLHEYKSQEQ